Genomic segment of Syntrophales bacterium:
CAGCAGTACCCGTACCTTATCGCTGCCGTCAAGCTCCTTCATCTTTTTCTGACGCATCTCTTCCGGGATGCCGAGGCCGTTTAACAGCACCGCGGCCTCTGTCTCTGCCTCATAGCCGTTCATTTCACCGAACTTGGCTTCCAACTCTCCGGAACGGATGCCGTCTTCCTCGGTAAAATCAGCCTTGGAATAGAGGGCCTCACGCTCGGCCATCACCTTGTAGAGCTTCTTATGGCCTATGATCACGGTATTGAAAACGGTGTACTCGTCAAAGGCGAACTGGTCCTGGCTGAGCATCGCGATGCGCTCTCCCCGCCCCTTGGTAATCTCGCCCCGATCAGGCTCAAGCTGACCTGCCAGGATCTTCAGAAAGGTGGATTTTCCGGAGCCGTTCGCCCCGATCAGGCCGTAGCAGTTGCCAGGGGTGAACTTGATATTGACGTCCTGGAAGATGACCCTCTTGCCATAGGAGAGAGCAATGTTGGATGCGGTTATCATGGTTGTGTCCTTATTAATGCTTCGTGTTGGGCGCAAATGTCCGTTTCTGTCATGGTGTGATAAAGGAGGTTCCGGACATGAGGAAATAGATTGCTCAGGGTCAAACATAGATTTGCCCCCTTATCGATCCAGGCAAATCAGTCTAATATCGAGAACGACGTTTCGAACGTTTTTCACGGCGCGTTTCCTGCACCTGGTTTACTTTGATCTCTCTTCCCTTGAACATGCTTTTATTCAAGGCTTTTATCGCTGCATCTGCTTCTGAATTGTTCGGTATGTCGATAAAACCAAAGCCTTTCGATCTTCCTGAATAGTGATCCATGATCAACTTGACACTGGCAATCTCACCAAACTCTGAGAAGAGTTCTTTTAATTCACTTTCGTTTACATTGTAAGGCAGTTGTCCAACATAAATTTCCATTATCACTCTCCTTGGAATTTTTGCTGCACCACGATTTGCTGCAACTGTATGTGTTGCCAGTCTCCACAACATCAATAAATTTGCTGGGTTTCAACGCTACGCTCTCTATGCAGTCTTAACTTGCGCCCTTTACGGTGGCGTATTCCGCCATGTTTGGGCCGACTTGTGCCGTTATTGCCTCGGGCAACCTCAATGGAAACTGTTTTGCCATTGATTTTAACATGCTGAAAAACATCAAGTATTTGGGGTGTAAATCTGCTATCTGCTTCAAGCAGAGCCGTGTTCCGCATAATTTCAATCTTTCCTAATTTAATGCGCCCACCACCAGGAACACCATTAATCTTTCCAATCAGACCCTGGGGCATAATCCCGTCACGCCGGCCAACATTAAGAAAAAAACGGGTGAACTTCTGCTTGTGGTTTGAATTGTTAGCAGACTCCTCACCCTGCCGTTCTTTTGTACCCTGCCGTTTTTTCGCCCCATCACTTACATTGAGATCAGGAGCATTTTTGTAATATTCCAGGAACCGATTAAACTCCAAAGAAACAAATCTCTTGATAAGCTCTTCGCGATCCAGGGATCCGAGCTTTTCTAAAATTTCTGCACACAGTGGATCAATCTGGTCGTGGTCCACCTCAACTTTCATAACGACATCAACCAGGCTAGCCAGCTGTTTTTTACAAATCTCCACGCCTGAAGGAATCCGGCACTGCTTAAACTTCTTATTAAGCTTTTTTTCAATTTCCCTGATCTTAAAGTGTTCCTTCATGTGAACGATGGCAACAGATATCCCAGTACGTCCAGCCCGGCCGGTACGACCGCTTCTATGGGTATAATTGCCAAGATCGTCAGGAAGATTGTAATTGATCACATGGGTCAGATCATTAACATCCAGGCCACGAGCAGCAACATCGGTTGCCACAAGTATTTGCAGATTCTTGCAGCGGAATTTCTTCATCACTTGATCACGCTGGTCCTGGGACAAATCTCCATGCAAAGCATCGGCGTTGTACCCGTCCTGAATCAATTTATTGGCTACTGCATTGGTCTCCTGCCGAGTACGG
This window contains:
- a CDS encoding RNA-binding protein, whose protein sequence is MEIYVGQLPYNVNESELKELFSEFGEIASVKLIMDHYSGRSKGFGFIDIPNNSEADAAIKALNKSMFKGREIKVNQVQETRREKRSKRRSRY
- a CDS encoding ATP-binding cassette domain-containing protein; the protein is MITASNIALSYGKRVIFQDVNIKFTPGNCYGLIGANGSGKSTFLKILAGQLEPDRGEITKGRGERIAMLSQDQFAFDEYTVFNTVIIGHKKLYKVMAEREALYSKADFTEEDGIRSGELEAKFGEMNGYEAETEAAVLLNGLGIPEEMRQKKMKELDGSDKVRVLL
- a CDS encoding DEAD/DEAH box helicase, with amino-acid sequence MNTFADIGINNDILKGLTSLGFQEPTPVQAQVIPLMLERRVDLVSLAQTGTGKTAAFGLPLIQMTNTKSGQTQGLILCPTRELCVQVARDLEAFSRHVEGLKILAVYGGASIEQQIKALRKGVQLIVATPGRLNDLIRRGKVDISGVRYVVLDEADEMLQMGFQDELNAILAQTPLEKNTLLFSATMSKEVAAIASKYMSDPVEVTIGKRNAGAENVSHECYMVHARDRYIALKRIVDNCPNIYSIIFCRTRQETNAVANKLIQDGYNADALHGDLSQDQRDQVMKKFRCKNLQILVATDVAARGLDVNDLTHVINYNLPDDLGNYTHRSGRTGRAGRTGISVAIVHMKEHFKIREIEKKLNKKFKQCRIPSGVEICKKQLASLVDVVMKVEVDHDQIDPLCAEILEKLGSLDREELIKRFVSLEFNRFLEYYKNAPDLNVSDGAKKRQGTKERQGEESANNSNHKQKFTRFFLNVGRRDGIMPQGLIGKINGVPGGGRIKLGKIEIMRNTALLEADSRFTPQILDVFQHVKINGKTVSIEVARGNNGTSRPKHGGIRHRKGRKLRLHRERSVETQQIY